A stretch of the Aminipila terrae genome encodes the following:
- the brnQ gene encoding branched-chain amino acid transport system II carrier protein, whose protein sequence is MNQKLSFSKLLSLSLMLFAMFFGAGNMIFPPMMGQLSGGSFLQSVAGFVATDAGLSILGIAAVVMVGTKLDDLVGLIGPKFSIFMGVLIYLLIGPLFALPRTGTVSFELAVVPFIPEGIPKILFSVIFTAIFFGVTYVLSINPSKLVDIVGKILTPVLLISIAVIFIACVIHPVGEIGTATGEYASIPFFRGMIEGYLALDGLAALAFAIVVINSVKGFGISHPKAIVKYTLLAGVLAGVGLGIVYLALGFIGAQTSTSPLFENGSQLLAAVVYQLLGRGGNIVLGLAVLMACLTTSIGLASSFSDYFNVILPKYSYKSILAVVCIFSFALSNIGLTTMIQVTLPALVMIYPPAIALILLSFCNRWIKSKSEAYALALLFAFIIGVFDGLKTAGISLGGLSVLVAKIPLFSLGLGWIIPAIIGCIIGMLPFVNFLTKKKEFQI, encoded by the coding sequence ATGAACCAAAAATTAAGTTTTAGTAAACTTCTTTCGTTATCCCTTATGTTGTTTGCTATGTTCTTCGGAGCCGGCAACATGATTTTTCCACCAATGATGGGACAACTATCAGGTGGAAGTTTTCTTCAAAGTGTTGCAGGCTTTGTTGCTACCGATGCAGGGCTATCCATACTGGGTATCGCTGCCGTAGTTATGGTAGGTACAAAACTGGATGATCTGGTTGGATTAATCGGTCCAAAATTCTCCATATTTATGGGCGTTTTAATCTATTTATTAATAGGCCCGCTATTTGCCCTTCCAAGAACGGGAACGGTATCTTTTGAATTGGCAGTTGTTCCTTTTATTCCCGAAGGTATACCAAAGATTTTATTCTCGGTTATCTTTACCGCCATATTCTTTGGCGTGACTTATGTATTGAGCATAAATCCATCCAAATTAGTGGATATAGTTGGAAAAATACTGACTCCGGTACTATTAATTTCTATTGCAGTTATTTTTATTGCATGTGTGATACATCCAGTAGGAGAAATAGGTACTGCCACAGGAGAATATGCATCCATTCCATTTTTCAGAGGAATGATAGAAGGTTACCTGGCACTTGACGGTCTGGCTGCTTTAGCCTTTGCCATTGTTGTTATTAATTCCGTCAAAGGTTTTGGGATATCCCATCCCAAAGCTATCGTAAAGTATACCCTGCTGGCAGGGGTTCTTGCTGGTGTAGGTTTAGGTATTGTTTATCTGGCCCTAGGGTTTATAGGTGCGCAGACTTCAACCAGTCCTTTATTTGAAAACGGAAGCCAGCTATTAGCCGCAGTAGTTTATCAGCTTCTTGGAAGAGGTGGCAATATTGTTTTAGGGCTTGCAGTTTTGATGGCATGTCTGACTACTTCCATAGGTCTGGCAAGTTCCTTTTCAGATTACTTTAATGTAATACTTCCGAAGTATTCATATAAAAGCATTCTGGCAGTGGTTTGTATTTTCAGTTTTGCACTATCTAATATTGGTCTGACTACAATGATACAGGTTACGCTTCCAGCGCTGGTTATGATATATCCGCCTGCCATCGCTCTTATACTTTTATCCTTCTGCAACAGATGGATAAAAAGCAAATCAGAAGCTTATGCTTTAGCTCTGTTGTTTGCCTTTATCATCGGTGTATTTGACGGTTTAAAGACAGCTGGGATTTCATTGGGAGGCCTTAGTGTACTGGTTGCAAAAATTCCTTTATTCAGCTTGGGGCTTGGATGGATTATCCCTGCCATTATCGGATGTATCATAGGAATGCTTCCATTTGTAAACTTCCTAACAAAGAAAAAAGAGTTTCAGATATAA
- a CDS encoding glycoside hydrolase family 25 protein, producing MTYGAEKKRRTKKNKTKLIFLPFKIFLVLLFGLFVWYSLFNLVFNHTEDATEASSSSVYDPYENVPLHSYNWDNLSVSPGRIEYTDDKGIKALQGVDVSHYQGNINWQKVKASGISFTMLRIGYRGYKSGKIIQDTNFIQNMNQALSAGIHVGVYFFSQAITEEEAIEEADFVLQSIDGYKVTYPLVFDLEEISSSDHRAYSLTKEQRTKIAIAFCKRIGSAGYTPMIYGNGSWLTDCYDLNQISDFDIWLAQYANCPTFPYDFKMWQYTNAGYVDGINHVVDIDLCFEPYNKD from the coding sequence ATGACATATGGGGCAGAAAAAAAACGTCGGACGAAAAAGAATAAAACTAAATTAATTTTTTTACCATTTAAAATCTTTTTAGTTCTTTTATTTGGGCTCTTTGTCTGGTACAGCCTTTTTAATTTAGTCTTTAATCATACAGAGGATGCTACAGAAGCCTCATCCTCTTCCGTTTATGACCCTTACGAGAACGTTCCTCTGCACAGTTATAACTGGGACAACCTTTCAGTCAGCCCTGGCCGGATTGAGTATACAGATGATAAGGGGATAAAGGCTTTGCAGGGAGTAGATGTTTCTCACTACCAAGGAAATATAAACTGGCAGAAAGTAAAAGCTTCTGGAATCTCTTTTACCATGCTAAGGATAGGGTACCGAGGTTATAAAAGTGGCAAAATCATTCAGGACACAAACTTTATTCAGAATATGAACCAGGCCCTTTCTGCTGGTATCCATGTGGGTGTATATTTCTTTTCACAGGCTATCACAGAAGAAGAAGCCATAGAAGAAGCTGATTTTGTTTTGCAAAGTATTGATGGTTATAAAGTCACATATCCTCTTGTATTTGATTTAGAAGAAATTTCATCTTCAGATCACCGGGCTTATAGTTTAACGAAAGAGCAACGGACAAAAATAGCTATCGCCTTTTGCAAACGAATAGGATCTGCAGGTTATACTCCCATGATATATGGCAATGGGTCCTGGCTGACAGATTGTTATGATCTTAATCAGATTTCAGACTTTGATATCTGGCTGGCCCAGTATGCTAATTGTCCAACTTTCCCTTATGATTTTAAAATGTGGCAATATACAAATGCAGGATATGTTGATGGAATCAACCATGTAGTTGATATTGACTTATGCTTTGAGCCGTATAATAAAGATTAA
- a CDS encoding glycyl-radical enzyme activating protein — translation MSELSGRVLRIERSSIHDGEGLRTVVFLKGCPLSCAWCSTPESQSPEMEQGTDRIYGSIMSVDQVIKEVEKDKIFFFHSGGGMTISGGEPLLQPAFTAEILRQCKFLGMNTAMESCLFAPFGELQRILSYLDTLYVDLKFYNGKKHEKYCGHDNAVILDNICRVTSENQSLDVVIRIPLIPGINDGYDELAAAAEFCQELPFVSAIQLLPYHRLGVPTYEKLGRSYRLKDIRPPETEYFQNRKLYFSSCVKNIKLI, via the coding sequence ATGTCAGAATTAAGTGGCAGGGTATTGCGGATAGAAAGATCCTCCATCCACGATGGGGAAGGGTTGCGAACCGTTGTATTTCTGAAAGGCTGCCCTTTATCCTGCGCATGGTGTTCCACACCAGAAAGTCAATCTCCCGAAATGGAGCAGGGTACGGATAGAATATATGGGAGCATAATGTCGGTGGACCAGGTAATCAAAGAAGTTGAAAAAGATAAAATTTTTTTCTTTCACTCAGGCGGAGGAATGACCATTTCCGGGGGAGAACCTTTATTACAGCCAGCCTTTACAGCAGAAATTCTTAGGCAATGTAAGTTCCTTGGAATGAATACAGCAATGGAGAGCTGCTTGTTTGCTCCTTTCGGTGAGTTACAGAGGATTTTGTCCTATTTGGATACTTTGTATGTTGATTTAAAATTTTATAATGGAAAAAAACATGAGAAATATTGCGGTCATGACAATGCTGTTATTCTGGATAACATATGTAGGGTGACTTCTGAGAATCAGTCTCTGGATGTGGTTATTCGTATTCCATTGATACCAGGAATTAATGACGGCTACGATGAACTGGCAGCAGCTGCTGAATTTTGTCAGGAGCTTCCATTTGTTTCTGCCATCCAATTGCTGCCTTATCACCGTCTAGGAGTACCGACCTATGAAAAACTGGGAAGGAGCTATCGTCTAAAGGATATCAGGCCTCCTGAGACAGAATACTTTCAGAATCGAAAGCTATATTTTAGCAGTTGTGTCAAAAATATAAAACTAATATAA
- a CDS encoding glycyl radical protein, which yields MVTERVKMLKEKLLSFQPEIDLEPARILTEGFKEAAGLPVVLCKAHAFRKQCAEKSVFINEGELIIGSCGSKTRTGIISADGSWAVLAEELDTISTRPCDPFILRDQDRKTFLEIIQPYWLGRSTREMWKRQIPDDVKRLQDNGAILVDSKGSRGFGEVTAGYKWLLEAGVKGILQVIKERKAKLDTAIPGDYEKQVYLQALETVAEGLVILANRHADLAETQAAKERDAKRKKELETIAAICRNVPENPATNFWEALQAICFYQNCLIMEQNAASYNPGRLDQYLWPYYKNDIDSGRMTSDQAQELLDCLWIKFSEPCFFTDESTAGFSAGYPMFQNVSVGGVNTNGDDAVNELSYLILQATMDVQLYQPSLSVRYSMAKNSDHFLRKVVDLISLGTGFPAFFNDETGIQMIQNKGIPLREALDWNPCGCVETNLEGRLRGVTDMTEINLGSVIELAMTDGKSRKTGHFISEHTGDPKTFTSYEEFEAAVKKQAAYLIRRCITSSHIIDDICCLHRPVPVLSFTFKECIENCKDYSTGGAKYNIGNGTILIGVADLINSMAAVRQLIFEDKTVIMEVLCQALANNFEGYESVQELCLKVPKYGNDNPKVDDIAGEMFTFLADEIEGYSSKFGKMTPGILPVTGNIAFGKEVGALPSGRLAWKPLADGLSPSGGTDVEGPTAVLKSVSKIPHARFVQGTLLNLKVEPELVETDKGKAQVMALLKSMCTLGIHHVQFNVISREKLLLAQKYPEEYKGLLIRVAGYTAYFVELDKEVQDDIISRTTQKGIMGCQCQN from the coding sequence ATGGTTACAGAAAGAGTAAAAATGTTAAAGGAAAAATTACTTTCCTTTCAACCGGAAATTGATCTGGAGCCGGCCAGAATCCTGACAGAGGGATTTAAGGAAGCGGCAGGACTTCCGGTAGTTCTTTGTAAAGCACATGCTTTTCGTAAGCAATGCGCTGAAAAATCAGTATTCATCAATGAGGGAGAGCTGATTATCGGAAGCTGTGGGAGCAAGACCAGAACCGGAATAATCAGTGCAGATGGCAGCTGGGCCGTTCTTGCAGAAGAGCTGGATACAATCAGCACCCGACCATGTGATCCCTTTATTCTAAGAGACCAGGATCGTAAAACCTTTCTGGAAATCATCCAACCTTACTGGCTGGGTCGATCTACCCGGGAAATGTGGAAACGTCAGATTCCTGATGATGTTAAACGGTTGCAGGATAACGGTGCGATTCTCGTAGACAGCAAAGGCAGCAGGGGATTCGGGGAAGTAACTGCTGGCTATAAATGGCTCTTAGAAGCAGGAGTAAAAGGCATCCTCCAGGTGATTAAAGAAAGAAAAGCCAAATTGGACACAGCTATTCCCGGGGATTATGAAAAACAAGTATACCTTCAGGCCCTGGAGACGGTAGCGGAAGGGCTTGTGATTTTAGCCAACCGTCATGCAGATTTGGCAGAAACACAGGCAGCGAAAGAAAGGGATGCAAAGAGAAAGAAGGAACTGGAAACCATTGCTGCAATCTGCCGCAATGTCCCAGAGAATCCTGCTACAAATTTCTGGGAAGCTTTGCAAGCAATCTGTTTCTATCAGAACTGTCTGATTATGGAACAAAATGCGGCCTCCTACAATCCGGGACGGCTGGATCAGTACTTATGGCCTTATTACAAAAATGATATAGACAGCGGACGGATGACATCAGATCAGGCTCAGGAACTTCTGGATTGTCTCTGGATTAAGTTCAGCGAACCATGCTTTTTTACAGATGAAAGTACTGCTGGATTCAGTGCGGGATATCCCATGTTTCAGAATGTCAGCGTAGGCGGAGTCAATACAAATGGTGATGATGCAGTTAATGAGCTTTCCTATCTGATTTTGCAGGCTACCATGGATGTACAGCTGTATCAGCCTTCCCTATCCGTACGGTATAGTATGGCAAAGAATTCAGATCATTTTTTACGAAAGGTGGTAGACCTGATCAGTCTGGGAACAGGTTTCCCTGCATTCTTTAATGATGAAACTGGCATTCAGATGATTCAGAATAAAGGTATTCCTCTGAGAGAAGCTTTGGATTGGAATCCATGCGGCTGTGTGGAAACGAATCTGGAAGGGCGGCTTCGTGGTGTAACAGATATGACGGAGATTAATCTTGGCAGTGTCATAGAGCTTGCCATGACTGACGGAAAATCCCGTAAAACAGGCCATTTTATTTCAGAACACACAGGTGATCCGAAAACCTTTACCAGCTATGAAGAGTTTGAAGCAGCAGTGAAAAAACAGGCGGCCTATCTAATCAGGCGCTGCATTACCAGCAGTCATATCATAGATGATATTTGCTGTCTGCACCGACCTGTTCCTGTTCTGTCCTTTACCTTTAAGGAATGCATAGAAAACTGCAAAGATTATTCTACGGGAGGGGCAAAGTACAATATTGGAAACGGAACCATTCTTATAGGCGTAGCCGATTTGATTAACAGTATGGCAGCGGTGAGGCAGCTCATTTTTGAAGATAAGACTGTTATAATGGAGGTACTTTGTCAGGCCTTAGCCAATAATTTTGAGGGGTATGAATCAGTACAGGAACTATGCTTAAAGGTTCCTAAGTATGGGAATGATAACCCCAAGGTTGATGACATAGCCGGGGAAATGTTCACTTTTTTGGCTGATGAAATAGAAGGGTATAGTAGTAAGTTCGGTAAAATGACCCCCGGTATCCTCCCTGTTACTGGAAATATTGCATTTGGCAAAGAGGTAGGGGCTTTGCCTTCAGGCCGTCTGGCATGGAAACCTCTTGCGGATGGACTCAGTCCAAGTGGAGGAACAGATGTAGAAGGTCCCACTGCAGTATTGAAGTCCGTGTCTAAAATTCCCCATGCCCGTTTTGTTCAGGGAACCTTGCTCAACCTGAAAGTGGAGCCGGAGCTTGTAGAGACAGATAAGGGAAAAGCACAGGTAATGGCACTTTTAAAGAGCATGTGCACTTTAGGTATTCATCATGTGCAGTTCAATGTCATAAGCAGAGAAAAGCTTTTACTGGCTCAGAAATATCCAGAAGAATACAAAGGTCTCCTGATACGGGTGGCAGGATATACGGCTTACTTTGTTGAACTAGATAAAGAAGTACAGGATGATATAATCAGTAGGACAACACAGAAAGGAATCATGGGATGTCAATGTCAGAATTAA
- a CDS encoding sigma 54-interacting transcriptional regulator, producing MGYLIKLQKEVQNFAEAISAALKIETEILDDDFFVVGATSHFLQEFILQNSFSNIHITRHVMETKRPMVLLDPSENQLCSSCLEKQECFYKAGLYYPILSKGVCYGVISLVAFNEDQKKIIAENSYTFMNFTSIMANLLASKIQESITLEELYKSNEYLNTIISSVHEGIIACDMEAHITCFNHTAEEKLGVDRSAVIGRSVLEMFPDSQLAKAINSQTSIYDTNAEYRNVNGDPVHVISNVTLVKKDDFLLGAVESFNTEESLYRFAHRLFSEEYSYSFNNIIGNSPVMESVKSRANAIAKSPSTVLITGESGTGKELFANAIHHASLRAEKPFIPINCGAIPDALLESELFGYEKGAFTGARTEGKPGIFELAQGGTIFLDEIGDMPLNLQVKLLRVLQEKAIQRVGGTKIIPIDARIIAASHKNLGTKIAENQFREDLFYRLNVIPITIPPLRDHMEDMPLLIEFLFNKFSVLLNHKIKGVSEEAFKLLCSYGWPGNIRELENAIEYAVNFSEGSEIIGVSALPRWLYQDNKESNLNPKLPVVNRKEHLGNQERNLIESELLAEGTSLDSKKKIALKLGMNLSTLYRKIKKYGL from the coding sequence ATGGGATATCTCATTAAGCTTCAGAAAGAAGTTCAGAATTTTGCCGAAGCTATTTCAGCTGCCTTAAAGATAGAAACTGAAATTCTCGATGATGATTTTTTTGTTGTTGGAGCCACAAGCCATTTTTTGCAGGAGTTTATTCTGCAGAACTCCTTTTCAAACATTCACATAACGCGACACGTAATGGAAACCAAACGTCCCATGGTTTTACTGGATCCCAGTGAAAACCAGCTTTGCAGCAGCTGTTTGGAAAAACAGGAGTGTTTTTATAAAGCAGGACTCTATTATCCCATACTGTCAAAAGGAGTATGTTACGGAGTGATTAGCCTTGTTGCATTTAATGAGGACCAGAAAAAAATTATTGCAGAAAACAGTTACACTTTTATGAATTTTACCAGCATTATGGCAAACCTGCTGGCCTCTAAAATACAGGAGTCCATTACTTTGGAAGAGCTTTATAAATCCAATGAGTATCTGAATACAATTATTTCTTCTGTTCACGAAGGTATTATCGCCTGTGATATGGAAGCCCATATTACCTGTTTTAACCATACTGCCGAGGAAAAGCTGGGCGTTGACAGATCTGCTGTGATAGGCCGGTCCGTGTTGGAAATGTTCCCAGATTCTCAACTGGCAAAAGCTATAAACAGTCAAACGTCAATATACGATACTAACGCTGAATATCGAAATGTAAACGGAGACCCAGTTCATGTAATTTCCAACGTTACCCTGGTCAAAAAAGATGATTTTCTTTTAGGCGCAGTTGAATCCTTTAACACAGAAGAAAGTTTATATCGTTTTGCCCACAGATTGTTCTCTGAAGAATATTCCTATTCATTTAACAACATCATTGGGAACAGCCCTGTCATGGAATCTGTAAAATCCCGTGCCAACGCTATTGCCAAAAGCCCTTCCACTGTCCTGATCACCGGTGAAAGTGGAACAGGGAAAGAACTCTTTGCCAATGCCATTCACCATGCCAGTCTTCGTGCAGAAAAGCCTTTCATCCCTATTAATTGCGGAGCCATTCCAGACGCCTTGTTAGAAAGTGAGCTTTTCGGATACGAAAAAGGAGCCTTCACCGGAGCCCGGACAGAAGGGAAACCGGGTATCTTTGAACTGGCTCAGGGAGGTACGATTTTTCTGGATGAAATCGGCGATATGCCACTTAATCTCCAGGTAAAGCTTTTGCGGGTATTACAGGAAAAAGCAATCCAGCGTGTGGGCGGCACGAAAATCATTCCCATCGACGCACGAATTATTGCAGCATCTCATAAGAATCTGGGGACAAAAATTGCTGAAAATCAATTTCGTGAAGATTTGTTTTATCGTTTAAATGTGATTCCCATTACAATCCCTCCTTTAAGGGACCATATGGAAGACATGCCCCTTCTTATTGAATTTCTCTTCAATAAGTTTTCAGTTTTGTTAAATCATAAAATCAAAGGGGTTTCTGAAGAAGCTTTTAAACTATTATGTTCCTATGGGTGGCCCGGTAACATACGGGAATTAGAAAATGCCATTGAATACGCTGTAAATTTTTCTGAAGGAAGTGAAATAATAGGAGTGAGTGCTCTTCCACGGTGGTTATATCAAGATAATAAGGAAAGTAATCTAAATCCAAAGCTACCAGTTGTTAACCGTAAAGAACATCTGGGAAATCAGGAAAGAAATTTAATTGAAAGTGAACTTCTGGCAGAGGGAACTTCTTTAGATTCCAAGAAAAAAATCGCATTGAAACTTGGAATGAACTTGTCCACTCTATATCGAAAAATCAAAAAATATGGTTTATAA
- a CDS encoding amidohydrolase family protein: protein MAFGLFKKNHTADTIFINGKIYTQNRDLPWAEAVACKDGKFIYVGNSQDAGQYEGPDTYVVDLSGKYVLPGLINTHNHGALRAFEGMYISLSENDEIEDVQGILSDYILNNPEEDVYFGYGFKAGLLKEMTQEQASLKLDEVCTDKPIMLLSLGEGTLWVNNCALEQAREAAQEDGVPMISVSYFMQSVSPFNYEELQNRIIELASEYCSKGFTSLFNAGAPEFMDNVCQEVLLMMHQQEMMKQRYFGSLEVAGDNINRLKAVMKRLTEKKTNTMELDDSIHCNVLKISLRREEEAEDLDIENVKKLIMEVSDQGFNVHIDVLDSKALKECMEIITVVRNAGYRKNIFIVACDKELRRDSEEFSLSEMCTDNVFFQPSTKREPAEEYAAIEEASSVEEILDSFTIDAAISLGVSDKLGTIEVGKLADFAVFEKNPFDLIKPSLFKKLQADMTVLGGQVVYDVEEDNMREWYDLMSGMQL, encoded by the coding sequence ATGGCCTTTGGACTATTTAAAAAAAATCACACAGCAGATACAATTTTTATAAACGGGAAAATATATACCCAGAATAGAGATCTGCCCTGGGCAGAAGCTGTAGCCTGCAAAGATGGAAAGTTTATATATGTGGGAAACAGCCAGGATGCCGGTCAGTATGAAGGACCGGACACTTATGTGGTAGATCTTTCTGGAAAATATGTACTGCCAGGCCTTATAAATACACATAATCATGGAGCTCTTCGAGCCTTTGAAGGTATGTATATCTCCCTTTCAGAAAATGACGAAATAGAGGATGTACAGGGTATATTGTCTGATTATATTTTAAATAATCCTGAAGAGGATGTATATTTTGGATATGGGTTCAAAGCAGGTCTTTTAAAAGAAATGACTCAGGAACAAGCCAGTCTGAAGCTTGATGAAGTTTGTACTGATAAACCCATAATGCTTCTGAGCCTGGGAGAAGGTACTCTCTGGGTAAACAATTGTGCCCTCGAGCAGGCCAGAGAAGCCGCTCAGGAAGATGGTGTTCCAATGATTTCCGTATCTTACTTTATGCAGAGTGTATCACCTTTTAATTACGAAGAATTGCAGAACAGGATTATAGAACTTGCATCAGAATATTGTTCAAAGGGTTTTACCAGCCTTTTCAATGCTGGAGCGCCGGAATTTATGGATAATGTTTGTCAGGAGGTTCTTCTGATGATGCATCAGCAGGAAATGATGAAACAACGGTATTTCGGAAGTCTTGAGGTGGCTGGTGATAACATAAATCGGTTAAAGGCTGTTATGAAAAGACTTACGGAAAAAAAGACAAATACAATGGAACTGGACGATTCCATTCATTGCAATGTGCTGAAAATCTCCCTTAGAAGGGAAGAAGAGGCGGAAGATTTAGACATAGAGAATGTAAAAAAGCTAATAATGGAAGTTTCTGACCAGGGCTTTAATGTGCATATAGATGTTCTTGATTCGAAAGCACTTAAGGAATGCATGGAAATTATTACAGTAGTAAGAAATGCAGGGTATAGAAAGAATATCTTTATCGTTGCCTGTGACAAAGAACTTCGAAGAGACAGTGAAGAGTTCAGCTTAAGTGAAATGTGCACGGATAATGTATTTTTCCAGCCTTCCACAAAGAGGGAACCTGCAGAGGAATACGCTGCAATCGAGGAAGCTTCCAGTGTGGAAGAAATTCTGGACAGCTTTACAATAGATGCAGCAATTTCTCTTGGAGTCAGTGACAAGCTGGGGACAATTGAGGTTGGAAAATTAGCAGATTTCGCTGTGTTTGAAAAAAATCCTTTTGATTTAATAAAACCTTCTTTGTTTAAAAAGCTTCAAGCTGATATGACTGTTCTTGGCGGACAAGTTGTATACGATGTAGAAGAAGATAACATGCGTGAATGGTACGACTTAATGAGTGGCATGCAGCTTTAA
- the alr gene encoding alanine racemase, which translates to MLKEAIRPVWAEINLSNLDYNIKNIIAKAGADKEIIGVIKADAYGHGSVEVARVLKENGVKTFAIATLQEAVTLREAGIKEEIIMLGLTPDMYADTIVTYNITPVVCNFENAKAFSEEAEKAGKTIKGLIAVDTGMGRIGYLWDDLDAAEDVKKIDALSNFKIKGMFSHMATADAYDKNFSKLQEERYTGFYEKLKAAGVHIPFRTLANSASIMEIPSVHYDAVRPGIILYGCYPSDEVDKKQLDIKPVMSVKANIVHLKKVGKEFSVGYGRKFISERESVIATIALGYADGYPRPYSAHAKVIVNGMMAPIAGNICMDQCMIDVTDVPDVKVGDEVIIMGTDGKNTILADDIANATGTINYEIVCAFGQRLPKIYVK; encoded by the coding sequence ATGTTAAAAGAAGCAATTAGACCAGTATGGGCAGAAATTAATTTATCAAATTTAGATTATAATATCAAAAATATTATAGCTAAAGCCGGAGCCGATAAAGAAATCATAGGAGTAATCAAAGCAGATGCGTACGGGCACGGCTCAGTGGAAGTAGCCAGGGTCCTTAAGGAAAATGGTGTGAAAACTTTTGCCATAGCTACACTGCAGGAGGCTGTTACTCTTAGAGAGGCAGGAATTAAAGAGGAAATAATCATGTTAGGATTAACTCCTGATATGTATGCTGATACAATTGTTACATATAACATTACCCCTGTAGTATGCAATTTTGAAAATGCAAAAGCCTTTTCGGAAGAAGCAGAAAAAGCAGGAAAAACTATAAAGGGACTTATTGCAGTAGACACAGGTATGGGAAGAATCGGATATCTTTGGGATGATCTGGATGCAGCTGAAGACGTAAAGAAAATAGATGCACTTTCTAACTTTAAGATAAAGGGCATGTTTTCACATATGGCTACAGCGGATGCCTATGACAAGAACTTTTCAAAGTTGCAGGAAGAAAGATACACTGGTTTTTATGAAAAACTAAAAGCAGCAGGCGTTCATATACCTTTTAGAACACTTGCCAACAGTGCATCAATTATGGAGATTCCTTCTGTACATTATGATGCAGTAAGACCGGGAATCATTCTTTATGGATGTTATCCTTCTGATGAGGTGGACAAGAAGCAGCTTGACATTAAACCTGTTATGTCTGTAAAAGCAAATATTGTCCATTTAAAGAAAGTAGGAAAAGAGTTCTCTGTTGGATATGGCAGAAAGTTTATCTCTGAAAGAGAAAGTGTAATAGCTACCATAGCCTTAGGCTATGCAGATGGATATCCAAGACCCTACTCAGCGCATGCAAAGGTCATTGTAAACGGTATGATGGCACCTATTGCGGGAAACATCTGTATGGACCAGTGCATGATTGATGTTACGGATGTACCTGACGTAAAAGTGGGAGATGAAGTAATAATTATGGGCACGGACGGAAAGAATACTATTTTAGCTGATGATATAGCCAATGCAACAGGTACCATTAATTATGAAATTGTATGCGCTTTTGGACAGCGGTTACCAAAAATTTATGTAAAATAA
- a CDS encoding metal-dependent transcriptional regulator encodes MAIYESGEDYLETILVLHKRNDIVRSIDVASELGFSKPSVSRAMSILKKDGYIYMDEKGHITLSEKGQHAAESIYDRHNNISKFLMEILGVSEENALKDACRIEHDLSNETYGKICEALVNK; translated from the coding sequence ATGGCGATTTATGAGTCCGGGGAAGACTATTTGGAAACTATTTTAGTACTCCACAAAAGAAATGATATCGTACGTTCAATTGATGTAGCATCAGAATTAGGATTTTCAAAGCCAAGCGTCAGCAGGGCCATGAGCATACTAAAGAAAGATGGGTATATTTATATGGACGAAAAAGGCCATATAACCCTTTCTGAAAAAGGCCAGCATGCAGCAGAGAGTATTTATGACAGACATAACAATATCTCTAAGTTTTTAATGGAAATATTGGGAGTTAGTGAAGAAAATGCCCTGAAGGATGCCTGCAGGATAGAGCATGACTTGTCCAATGAGACCTATGGAAAGATTTGTGAAGCGTTGGTTAATAAATAA
- a CDS encoding GntR family transcriptional regulator, whose protein sequence is MSDTKFSSFSSLTDEITELLRERILKGEYVIGEKIIENQIATEFRVSRTPIRDAFKQLESEGLIDYIPNRGSFAKGFTRQDMQDVYAVRSALEQLAVEWAIERITDKELEQLQNQVELMEFYTLRKDCEKVMETNLSFHEIIYNSTRSRFLSHILKSYQQYVQQARRATVSDEENLEVICTEHKEILNAVMAKDVETAKSKIASHLDNSRNRAQLKWNIK, encoded by the coding sequence GTGTCAGACACAAAGTTTTCAAGTTTTTCTTCTCTTACTGATGAAATCACGGAACTTTTAAGAGAAAGAATTTTAAAAGGGGAATATGTTATAGGGGAAAAAATAATAGAGAATCAGATTGCTACTGAATTTCGGGTAAGCAGAACACCCATACGAGACGCCTTTAAACAGTTAGAATCCGAAGGTCTTATTGACTATATTCCTAACAGGGGCAGTTTTGCAAAAGGTTTTACCCGTCAGGATATGCAGGATGTCTATGCTGTAAGAAGTGCTCTGGAGCAGCTGGCAGTTGAATGGGCCATAGAAAGAATTACGGATAAGGAATTGGAGCAACTTCAAAACCAGGTAGAACTCATGGAGTTTTATACCCTGCGTAAAGATTGTGAAAAGGTGATGGAAACCAATCTGTCTTTTCATGAAATCATATACAACTCTACCAGAAGCCGCTTTTTATCACATATCCTGAAATCTTATCAGCAATATGTTCAGCAGGCCAGACGTGCTACCGTATCAGACGAAGAAAATCTGGAAGTTATATGTACAGAGCACAAAGAAATATTAAATGCTGTTATGGCAAAAGATGTTGAAACCGCCAAATCGAAAATCGCCAGCCATCTGGACAATTCCCGGAACCGGGCGCAATTAAAATGGAATATAAAATAA